From Streptomyces sp. HUAS MG91, the proteins below share one genomic window:
- a CDS encoding DUF4193 domain-containing protein: protein MATDYDTPRKTDDDLNEDSIEELKSRRNDKSASNVDVDEFEAAEGLELPGADLSNEELAVRVLPKQQDEFTCMSCFLVHHRSQLAREKNGQPICRDCD from the coding sequence ATGGCAACGGACTACGACACTCCACGTAAGACCGATGACGACCTCAACGAGGACAGCATCGAAGAACTGAAGTCCCGGCGGAACGACAAGTCCGCGTCGAATGTCGACGTGGACGAGTTCGAGGCGGCCGAGGGCCTGGAACTCCCGGGCGCCGACCTCTCGAACGAGGAACTGGCGGTCCGGGTCCTGCCCAAGCAGCAGGACGAGTTCACCTGCATGAGCTGCTTCCTGGTGCACCACCGCAGCCAGCTCGCGCGGGAGAAGAACGGGCAGCCGATCTGCCGCGACTGCGACTGA